In Candidatus Hamiltonella defensa 5AT (Acyrthosiphon pisum), one genomic interval encodes:
- the trfA gene encoding replication initiator protein A, with protein MADHTINQRVSKLRTLRPRKHELEFFIADEVELSSFRDEMASMEPPFFALKGGDTKVRKYKNGNVTVIVKATADGLATVFDKDVWIYSISKLQEAINNHQEISRTICFTPYDFFVTTNRTISGRTYQELERALDRLKGTTIKTNVFYSEEKQESIGFGLIDSWRILDEKKGNLDIGMIEITLPDSLYQALHKKKMLKISPDYFRIRKAIDRRLYEIARKHCGHQGEFTIALEKLHLKTGSTALYHQHVRRFSLEGKSHHRGLKKTLSALL; from the coding sequence ATGGCAGATCATACAATTAATCAGAGAGTAAGCAAATTGAGAACGTTACGTCCCCGTAAACATGAGTTAGAATTTTTTATTGCTGATGAGGTCGAGCTTTCGAGTTTCAGGGATGAGATGGCAAGCATGGAACCCCCTTTTTTTGCCTTGAAAGGCGGAGATACCAAGGTTAGAAAATACAAAAATGGGAATGTAACCGTTATTGTTAAGGCTACGGCTGATGGATTAGCCACTGTTTTTGATAAAGATGTCTGGATTTATAGTATATCAAAACTACAGGAAGCGATTAATAATCATCAAGAAATAAGTAGAACAATTTGTTTTACGCCTTATGATTTTTTTGTAACCACGAATAGAACAATTAGTGGTAGAACTTATCAAGAATTAGAAAGGGCTTTAGATAGGTTAAAGGGAACAACAATTAAGACCAATGTTTTTTATTCAGAAGAAAAGCAGGAAAGTATTGGCTTTGGTCTTATTGATAGTTGGCGAATTCTTGATGAAAAGAAAGGTAATCTTGATATTGGTATGATTGAGATAACGTTACCTGATTCGCTTTATCAGGCATTGCATAAAAAGAAAATGCTGAAAATCAGTCCCGACTATTTCCGTATCAGAAAAGCAATAGACAGGCGACTTTATGAAATAGCGCGTAAGCATTGTGGTCATCAGGGAGAGTTTACGATAGCCCTTGAAAAACTGCATTTAAAAACGGGCAGCACCGCCTTGTATCACCAACACGTCAGACGGTTTAGTCTTGAGGGGAAATCCCACCACCGGGGACTGAAAAAAACACTGTCAGCGCTTCTTTGA
- a CDS encoding anthrax toxin-like adenylyl cyclase domain-containing protein, translating into MGIKNFLNPSTYIKKNSTSNLKFFQTIKKCHKQSNIQNLRRAININTNSLSKNEKSIGADNNLYFKKLKKLCEKKGVGVLPEHLIKLQTLAQQKNCIIGIRPVDLMATDLIRDGYPTKGFKIKGKSANWGPQTAFICVNQELSKLADQPEKVSKFNKEVQNCLSGGYAQKVQLKITKNRLELLKQKNIVFDIKYESNGLVKLKAKTSNNKVHKFVLDPSDKEPGVYEVKYKGKPIEVLAPIGDNKKPLTADYDLFMIAPSVTDFGFQDILPVKDVSHSIFRKRVKQYIKDLSEPLKELYSDPDTFYAPEDEEIGNASLRIRDMISDINQHLVGNGEKVVHHNSDTGSPATDMKANFPAAFVLPETLGKFDKICVIKDVDELKNLVQHAKDAGYYVPSNPLWEKDITSIRSSSFKAAKKVLIGHCAKIIKPKLGLKAD; encoded by the coding sequence ATGGGAATTAAAAATTTTCTAAATCCTTCTACATATATAAAAAAAAACTCAACTTCAAATTTGAAGTTTTTTCAAACAATCAAAAAATGTCATAAGCAAAGTAATATTCAAAATTTGAGACGTGCGATAAATATCAATACTAATTCGTTATCAAAAAATGAAAAAAGTATAGGTGCTGATAACAATTTGTATTTTAAAAAGCTTAAAAAGCTCTGTGAGAAAAAAGGCGTAGGCGTTTTACCAGAGCATCTCATTAAATTGCAAACTTTAGCTCAACAGAAAAATTGTATTATTGGCATTCGCCCTGTTGATCTGATGGCAACAGATCTGATAAGAGATGGTTATCCGACTAAGGGATTTAAGATCAAAGGCAAAAGTGCGAATTGGGGCCCCCAAACAGCTTTTATCTGTGTCAATCAAGAATTAAGTAAGCTGGCAGATCAGCCAGAGAAAGTGAGTAAATTTAATAAGGAGGTACAAAATTGTCTGTCTGGAGGATATGCCCAGAAAGTACAGTTAAAGATAACAAAAAATCGGCTTGAGTTGCTTAAACAAAAAAATATTGTCTTCGATATAAAATATGAATCTAATGGCTTAGTTAAATTAAAGGCCAAAACTTCGAATAATAAGGTGCATAAATTTGTTCTGGATCCTTCTGATAAAGAGCCCGGAGTATATGAGGTCAAGTATAAAGGCAAACCGATTGAAGTACTCGCTCCAATAGGAGACAATAAAAAACCACTGACAGCTGATTATGATCTTTTTATGATTGCTCCTTCAGTAACGGATTTTGGTTTTCAGGATATTTTACCGGTTAAAGACGTCTCACATAGTATTTTTAGAAAAAGAGTCAAGCAATACATCAAAGACCTTTCAGAGCCTCTTAAAGAGCTGTATTCAGATCCTGATACATTTTATGCACCCGAAGACGAAGAGATTGGTAATGCCTCCTTACGTATCCGTGACATGATCAGTGATATTAATCAGCACCTGGTTGGTAACGGTGAAAAGGTTGTTCACCATAACAGCGACACAGGTAGCCCTGCGACTGATATGAAAGCAAACTTCCCTGCTGCTTTTGTTCTGCCTGAGACTCTAGGAAAGTTTGATAAAATCTGCGTAATAAAAGACGTTGATGAATTAAAAAATCTCGTACAGCACGCAAAAGATGCAGGATATTATGTGCCGTCAAACCCACTTTGGGAAAAAGATATTACAAGCATCCGTTCTTCATCTTTTAAAGCTGCAAAAAAGGTCTTAATAGGTCATTGCGCGAAGATAATTAAACCCAAATTAGGGTTGAAAGCAGATTGA
- a CDS encoding phosphonate ABC transporter ATPase: MHVIVDVAGGRNSRELITGSTVAHQIIAPHQCSQLDLDTLIELQQQLQSIRDLNPEIKAYCYQSMATNNPVLREKERAEFLDFVKKFKELVPLNSVAHYRKVYRDVMKEGKSVLESSNENAKYEVLSLLEEVFKSC; the protein is encoded by the coding sequence TTGCATGTCATCGTCGATGTTGCTGGAGGAAGAAATAGTCGAGAGCTTATCACGGGGAGTACAGTGGCTCATCAAATCATTGCGCCTCATCAATGTTCCCAACTTGATTTAGATACATTAATAGAATTACAGCAACAATTGCAAAGTATTCGTGATTTAAACCCAGAAATTAAAGCCTATTGTTATCAAAGCATGGCGACCAATAATCCTGTTTTACGTGAAAAAGAACGGGCTGAATTTCTTGATTTTGTAAAAAAATTCAAAGAGCTTGTTCCTCTAAATTCTGTGGCACATTATCGTAAAGTTTATAGGGATGTAATGAAAGAAGGAAAATCTGTATTAGAGTCTTCTAACGAGAATGCCAAATATGAAGTATTGAGTTTGCTTGAGGAGGTTTTTAAATCATGCTGA